From Melanotaenia boesemani isolate fMelBoe1 chromosome 12, fMelBoe1.pri, whole genome shotgun sequence, a single genomic window includes:
- the nifk gene encoding MKI67 FHA domain-interacting nucleolar phosphoprotein isoform X1: MTESKAEAGPAPAKQLLALNPEQESEFKKKVQEVKKKKHVKGARLNPGVVYVGHLPLGLFEPQLKTYFEQFGKVLRLRLSRSKKTGGSKGYAFVEFECEEVAKIVAETMNNYLMGERLVKCHVIPAEKVHEKLFVGSQREFKKPLLPAVKRYNKPRSAEQLEQMTEKLLRKESRLRKRLAAQGVHYDFPGFAAQVAQKKKKSSSDSMNTSSCSDDATPVCTPSFLEKRKSAVADDDADDEIVIKMPAEASDEEESDEEESEEEESEEEPEEQ, encoded by the exons ATGACAGAGAGTAAAGCAGAAGCGGGTCCAGCGCCCGCTAAGCAACTGTTGGCGTTAAATCCAGAACAAGAGTCAGAGTTTAAGAAGAAAGTCCAGgaggtgaagaagaagaaacacgtCAAG GGGGCTCGTCTGAATCCAGGTGTGGTTTACGTCGGCCACCTGCCGCTGGGGCTGTTCGAGCCTCAGTTAAAAACCTACTTTGAACAGTTTGGGAAGGTCCTGAGACTCCGGCTGTCCAGAAGCAAGAAG ACCGGAGGAAGTAAAGGCTACGCCTTCGTCGAGTTCGAGTGTGAGGAAGTCGCTAAGATCGTTGCAGAGACCATGAACAATTACCTCATGGGAGAGAGACTCGTCAAAT GTCACGTGATTCCAGCAGAGAAGGTGCACGAGAAGCTGTTTGTGGGCTCCCAGAGAGAGTTCAAGAAGCCGTTGCTTCCCGCGGTGAAGCGCTACAACAAGCCGCGCTCCGCCGAGCAGCTCGAGCAGATGACCGAAAAGCTCCTCCGCAAGGAGTCCAGGCTCCGCAAGAGGCTGGCCGCTCAGGGCGTCCACTACGACTTCCCCGGATTC GCTGCTCAGGTGgctcagaagaagaagaagtcgTCGTCAGACTCCATGAACACGTCTTCCTGTAGTGAC GACGCCACGCCGGTCTGCACGCCGTCCTTCCTGGAGAAGAGGAAGTCCGCTGTCGCAGACGACgatgcagatgatgagatcgtCATTAAGATGCCAGCTGAAGCGAGCGATGAGGAGGAGAGCGATGAGGAGGAgagcgaggaggaggagagcgAGGAGGAGCCAGAGGAGCAGTGA
- the nifk gene encoding MKI67 FHA domain-interacting nucleolar phosphoprotein isoform X2, which translates to MTESKAEAGPAPAKQLLALNPEQESEFKKKVQEVKKKKHVKGARLNPGVVYVGHLPLGLFEPQLKTYFEQFGKVLRLRLSRSKKTGGSKGYAFVEFECEEVAKIVAETMNNYLMGERLVKCHVIPAEKVHEKLFVGSQREFKKPLLPAVKRYNKPRSAEQLEQMTEKLLRKESRLRKRLAAQGVHYDFPGFVAQKKKKSSSDSMNTSSCSDDATPVCTPSFLEKRKSAVADDDADDEIVIKMPAEASDEEESDEEESEEEESEEEPEEQ; encoded by the exons ATGACAGAGAGTAAAGCAGAAGCGGGTCCAGCGCCCGCTAAGCAACTGTTGGCGTTAAATCCAGAACAAGAGTCAGAGTTTAAGAAGAAAGTCCAGgaggtgaagaagaagaaacacgtCAAG GGGGCTCGTCTGAATCCAGGTGTGGTTTACGTCGGCCACCTGCCGCTGGGGCTGTTCGAGCCTCAGTTAAAAACCTACTTTGAACAGTTTGGGAAGGTCCTGAGACTCCGGCTGTCCAGAAGCAAGAAG ACCGGAGGAAGTAAAGGCTACGCCTTCGTCGAGTTCGAGTGTGAGGAAGTCGCTAAGATCGTTGCAGAGACCATGAACAATTACCTCATGGGAGAGAGACTCGTCAAAT GTCACGTGATTCCAGCAGAGAAGGTGCACGAGAAGCTGTTTGTGGGCTCCCAGAGAGAGTTCAAGAAGCCGTTGCTTCCCGCGGTGAAGCGCTACAACAAGCCGCGCTCCGCCGAGCAGCTCGAGCAGATGACCGAAAAGCTCCTCCGCAAGGAGTCCAGGCTCCGCAAGAGGCTGGCCGCTCAGGGCGTCCACTACGACTTCCCCGGATTC GTGgctcagaagaagaagaagtcgTCGTCAGACTCCATGAACACGTCTTCCTGTAGTGAC GACGCCACGCCGGTCTGCACGCCGTCCTTCCTGGAGAAGAGGAAGTCCGCTGTCGCAGACGACgatgcagatgatgagatcgtCATTAAGATGCCAGCTGAAGCGAGCGATGAGGAGGAGAGCGATGAGGAGGAgagcgaggaggaggagagcgAGGAGGAGCCAGAGGAGCAGTGA